The following are from one region of the Candidatus Dadabacteria bacterium genome:
- a CDS encoding acyl carrier protein → MQGQDLGLQDSREDGISGCASKKPSGQGLEGETQVTVRKEALEEKIRQLVVSKFDLDIEPRDISAQQSLIELGVGVDSVSTLEFIMELEEEFGISIDESEVNPEVLETVDSLSEFILSLE, encoded by the coding sequence TTGCAGGGGCAAGATCTCGGATTACAAGATTCCCGTGAAGATGGAATTTCTGGATGCGCTTCCAAGAAGCCCAGCGGGCAAGGTCTTGAGGGAGAAACTCAAGTGACTGTGCGAAAAGAAGCTTTAGAGGAGAAGATAAGACAGCTTGTCGTAAGCAAGTTTGATCTTGATATTGAACCCCGGGACATCTCGGCCCAGCAATCGCTGATTGAACTCGGAGTAGGCGTCGATTCCGTATCAACTCTTGAGTTCATTATGGAGCTTGAAGAGGAGTTTGGGATATCTATCGACGAGTCCGAAGTTAACCCGGAGGTTCTTGAGACTGTTGACAGTCTTTCTGAGTTTATTCTCTCGCTTGAGTGA
- a CDS encoding CPBP family intramembrane metalloprotease gives MKQFLSKNLAVPLIAYVTVITVIIVSRTAISREYALLLSAGVMLWVPFLLDRHSANVLRFELRGLLRGTGISLAVLFGYLVCLYLLSSYLGKTVKFTEPTALFVFTHLVAIAFPEEFFFRGYIQRTLGGGWSAIIAASVLFALAHLLVICVFAGGGVCGQNTLTFFPSLVMGYLYMRTGTIWSSVFFHFAANIVYLSFRLI, from the coding sequence GTGAAACAATTTCTTTCCAAAAACCTTGCGGTACCGCTTATCGCCTACGTGACAGTCATAACGGTGATAATTGTCTCGAGAACGGCGATCAGCCGCGAGTACGCCCTTTTGCTCTCGGCAGGGGTTATGCTCTGGGTTCCGTTTCTCCTTGATCGCCACAGTGCGAACGTTTTGAGGTTCGAGCTGCGCGGACTACTGCGGGGAACGGGGATTTCTCTCGCGGTGCTTTTCGGCTACCTGGTCTGCTTATATCTTCTCTCTTCTTACTTGGGAAAGACGGTTAAGTTCACAGAGCCGACGGCGCTTTTCGTGTTTACGCATCTTGTGGCCATAGCATTTCCCGAGGAATTTTTCTTCAGGGGGTATATACAGAGAACACTCGGCGGCGGGTGGAGCGCGATCATCGCGGCAAGCGTGCTCTTCGCCTTGGCGCACCTTCTTGTAATCTGCGTATTTGCCGGTGGGGGTGTCTGCGGGCAAAACACTCTTACCTTTTTCCCTTCGCTTGTCATGGGATATCTCTACATGAGAACCGGGACCATATGGTCAAGCGTTTTCTTTCACTTCGCCGCAAACATCGTCTACCTGTCTTTTAGGTTGATTTAG
- a CDS encoding N-acetyl-gamma-glutamyl-phosphate reductase: protein MKLKTAILGVTGYVGQQLLSLLACHPNADLRLLTSEKFSGKKADEAFPHLLGYADLYLSSVSKISYSEPLDVVFSCLPGGTSSVFVQKFLETGAKVIDLSSDLRFSDPADYSRVHGTAPRFPELLSGAVYGLSELNRGKIKNASLVANAGCYSTCVSLGIAPFLKEYDAEDDIIVDIKSSFSTSGRAPKPESHYTEVKEDVSARDTGGEDQKHEILRVLSDFCGVSKKLLFFNTRVPVKRGIMAASYLKPRSQVFPQEVRELYSKFYEEDVFVRICDGPPGMASVSGSNYVSLGFCEREGYLVVVSVLDNLMKGAAGQAVQNMNIVFGFSEETALGQVPLFP, encoded by the coding sequence ATGAAACTTAAAACGGCAATTCTTGGAGTTACGGGTTATGTCGGCCAGCAACTTCTTTCCCTTCTGGCGTGCCACCCGAACGCGGATCTGCGCCTGCTTACGTCTGAGAAATTCTCGGGCAAAAAGGCGGACGAGGCCTTCCCGCACCTTCTGGGCTACGCGGACCTTTACCTGAGCTCCGTATCAAAAATTTCTTACTCGGAGCCGCTCGATGTCGTGTTTTCCTGCCTTCCGGGAGGAACTTCTTCTGTTTTCGTGCAGAAGTTCCTTGAAACGGGCGCGAAGGTAATTGACCTGAGTTCGGACCTAAGATTCTCTGATCCGGCCGATTACTCCCGGGTCCACGGCACGGCACCGCGATTTCCAGAGCTTCTCTCCGGGGCGGTCTACGGTCTTAGCGAACTTAACCGCGGGAAGATAAAGAACGCCTCCTTGGTCGCTAACGCGGGCTGCTATTCAACCTGCGTTTCCCTTGGAATAGCCCCTTTTCTAAAAGAATATGACGCGGAAGACGACATTATAGTAGATATCAAGTCTTCTTTCTCGACTTCTGGGCGGGCCCCGAAGCCGGAGAGTCACTACACCGAGGTAAAGGAAGATGTCTCTGCCCGGGATACTGGAGGAGAAGACCAGAAGCATGAGATTCTTAGAGTACTTTCTGATTTTTGCGGTGTTTCAAAAAAGCTTCTTTTCTTTAACACCCGCGTTCCGGTTAAAAGAGGTATAATGGCCGCTTCGTACCTCAAGCCTCGCTCGCAGGTCTTTCCTCAGGAGGTGAGGGAGCTTTACTCAAAGTTCTACGAAGAGGATGTTTTCGTCCGGATCTGCGACGGGCCGCCCGGGATGGCGTCTGTTTCGGGTTCCAATTACGTTTCCTTGGGGTTCTGCGAGCGGGAAGGCTACCTTGTTGTCGTATCGGTTCTTGACAATCTCATGAAAGGGGCTGCGGGCCAGGCGGTTCAGAACATGAACATCGTTTTCGGATTTTCCGAGGAAACGGCGCTCGGACAAGTTCCCCTTTTCCCGTGA
- a CDS encoding NAD+ synthase, which translates to MKQLRAGLSQINPSVGDITGNTKKITEAIEAARGLDIDILCFPELAVTGYPPEDLLLKTEFIDDNIRALDEIKKHCRDNMAVIVGFVDKKDDIFNSAAVIQRGELIDIYHKLRLPNYGVFDENRYFQSERRFPVYSMGKMTFGVTICEDIWYPGEPIRSQVLLGNAQIIFNLSASPYYMGKPVARERMLATRAVDYNTIIAYCNMVGGQDELVFDGNSMFIDEKGNVVATARNFEEELLVCDVNTERVYKSRLNTPTIRKTRYELSFEENQLEAFALKSAKAKRKVKIPQKQVIPQEDPLRCAFSALVLGTRDYIRKNGFKKVVLGLSGGIDSSLTAAVAVEAIGPEKVVGVSMPSMYSSKGSVTDARRLARNLGVELLSIPIEDVFRCYEGMLAELFSGMEDDVTEENIQARIRGNILMALSNKFGWLVLATSNKSELAVGYSTLYGDMSGGFAVIKDVPKAMVYELSHYYNRLRGKRIIPKSVIEKPPSAELRPGQKDTDSLPEYDTLDRILKAYVEDGLGVDDIVKLGEKKNTVRKIIRMVNTNEYKRRQSAPGVKITSLAFGKDRRFPITNLYRK; encoded by the coding sequence ATGAAACAGTTACGGGCCGGGCTCTCCCAGATTAACCCGAGCGTGGGAGACATAACCGGGAACACGAAGAAAATAACCGAAGCGATCGAGGCGGCGCGAGGTCTCGATATAGACATCCTGTGTTTTCCCGAGCTTGCCGTAACGGGCTATCCTCCCGAGGACCTTCTTCTTAAAACCGAGTTTATCGACGACAACATCCGCGCTCTTGACGAAATAAAGAAGCACTGCCGGGACAATATGGCCGTCATAGTGGGATTCGTGGACAAAAAAGACGACATATTCAACTCTGCGGCGGTAATCCAGAGAGGAGAGCTAATCGACATATATCACAAGCTCCGCCTCCCAAACTACGGGGTGTTCGACGAGAACCGCTATTTCCAGTCAGAAAGACGGTTTCCCGTGTACTCAATGGGGAAAATGACCTTCGGGGTCACGATCTGCGAGGACATATGGTACCCCGGAGAACCAATAAGAAGCCAGGTTCTGCTCGGAAACGCCCAGATCATATTCAATCTCTCCGCGTCTCCCTACTACATGGGAAAGCCCGTGGCGAGAGAAAGAATGCTTGCGACGAGGGCGGTTGACTATAACACCATAATAGCCTACTGCAACATGGTCGGGGGACAGGATGAGCTTGTATTTGACGGAAACAGTATGTTCATAGACGAAAAAGGCAATGTCGTCGCCACCGCTCGCAACTTTGAGGAAGAGCTGCTTGTCTGCGACGTTAACACCGAGAGGGTTTATAAATCAAGACTCAACACACCTACCATAAGAAAAACAAGATACGAACTTTCTTTCGAGGAGAATCAACTGGAGGCGTTTGCGCTTAAGTCCGCAAAGGCGAAGCGCAAAGTGAAAATCCCGCAAAAACAGGTCATCCCTCAGGAAGATCCGCTACGATGCGCCTTCTCCGCTCTTGTCCTCGGCACAAGGGACTACATAAGGAAAAACGGCTTCAAAAAAGTGGTGCTCGGGTTAAGTGGCGGGATAGACTCCTCTCTTACTGCCGCCGTTGCCGTAGAAGCCATCGGACCCGAAAAAGTCGTCGGAGTCTCCATGCCTTCAATGTACAGCTCCAAGGGAAGTGTTACAGACGCACGCAGGCTTGCGCGCAATCTCGGAGTGGAACTTCTCAGCATTCCCATAGAGGACGTTTTCAGGTGCTACGAGGGAATGCTCGCCGAGCTTTTCTCCGGAATGGAAGACGACGTGACTGAGGAGAATATCCAGGCGAGGATAAGAGGAAATATTCTTATGGCGCTTTCAAACAAGTTCGGGTGGCTGGTGCTCGCAACCTCGAACAAAAGCGAGTTGGCAGTAGGCTACTCGACGCTTTATGGGGACATGTCCGGGGGATTCGCGGTGATAAAGGACGTGCCCAAGGCCATGGTTTACGAGCTTTCCCATTATTACAACCGCTTGCGGGGAAAGAGGATAATACCAAAATCAGTGATTGAAAAACCCCCTTCAGCCGAGCTTCGCCCCGGCCAGAAGGACACCGACTCGCTTCCTGAATACGACACGCTCGACAGGATACTGAAGGCTTACGTGGAAGATGGCCTCGGGGTTGACGACATAGTAAAGCTAGGAGAAAAGAAAAACACCGTGCGCAAAATAATCAGGATGGTCAACACGAACGAATACAAAAGAAGGCAAAGCGCCCCAGGGGTAAAGATAACGTCGCTTGCCTTCGGGAAAGACCGCCGCTTCCCTATAACCAACCTCTACAGAAAATAA
- a CDS encoding tryptophan synthase subunit alpha, translating to MGRIEEKFRELGEQDKAALICYVTAGDPDIDFTEQIIDRLEASGVDMVEIGIPFSDPMADGPVIQAASERALANSTSLSDVLSLVRRIRFRSDIPIILFGYYNPFFSYGTERFARDAREAGADGVLVVDLPPEEAGELSVHVEREGLDRIFLLAPTSTEERIEMVSQNASGFIYVVSVTGVTGARPDMDYDLEDLVGRIKRRSELPVGVGFGVSSARQAAAIASFSDAVIVGSALVRIIEDGGVQRQEVLGRISSFTEELSAACQR from the coding sequence ATGGGAAGGATAGAGGAAAAATTCCGCGAGCTTGGGGAGCAGGACAAAGCGGCTCTTATCTGCTATGTTACCGCCGGGGATCCGGATATCGATTTTACCGAGCAGATTATTGACCGCTTGGAGGCAAGCGGTGTCGACATGGTTGAAATCGGCATTCCCTTCTCAGACCCCATGGCGGACGGACCGGTCATTCAGGCGGCTTCTGAGCGGGCTCTTGCGAACTCAACATCCCTCTCCGACGTGCTCTCTCTCGTTAGAAGAATAAGGTTCCGCTCGGATATTCCCATAATACTTTTCGGCTACTACAATCCTTTTTTCTCCTACGGCACTGAGCGTTTTGCCCGCGACGCCCGCGAGGCGGGGGCGGACGGGGTTCTGGTTGTCGATCTTCCGCCCGAAGAAGCCGGGGAACTCAGCGTTCATGTCGAGCGGGAGGGGCTTGACCGTATCTTCCTTCTTGCACCGACGAGCACCGAGGAAAGAATAGAGATGGTGTCGCAGAACGCCTCGGGGTTTATCTACGTGGTTTCGGTCACCGGGGTCACGGGAGCACGCCCTGATATGGACTACGATCTCGAGGATCTCGTGGGAAGAATCAAGCGTCGCTCGGAACTTCCCGTAGGGGTGGGATTTGGGGTGTCTTCTGCGCGCCAGGCCGCCGCGATAGCATCCTTTTCAGACGCTGTTATCGTCGGGAGCGCGCTTGTGAGAATAATTGAGGACGGTGGAGTGCAAAGGCAGGAAGTACTTGGAAGAATTTCAAGCTTCACGGAGGAGCTCAGCGCAGCCTGCCAAAGGTAG
- a CDS encoding biotin--[acetyl-CoA-carboxylase] ligase, with amino-acid sequence MEISEIRKHLATETVGEKLFVYDEVGSTNDVLLGLVGEGTATDGTVVVSDSQTAGRGRLGRRWVSPAGSNLYLSALFRPEISPQESSVFTFLASCALVDVFSGYGVDATIKWPNDILVGGRKISGVLTELGTSDGAIDYLMIGIGVNLNLPEEFIRREMEDISQKTTSLSILLGEEVGREKFCAELISALDRLYREFRRRGTRAIVDMWIERWGFVGEEISVDVSGEIISGVVERVDANGFLYLRTGEGDLRRVITGDTVF; translated from the coding sequence ATGGAAATCTCGGAAATAAGAAAACATCTTGCCACGGAGACGGTCGGGGAGAAGCTTTTTGTCTATGACGAAGTAGGTTCCACAAACGATGTTCTTCTCGGACTCGTAGGTGAGGGCACGGCCACGGACGGGACGGTAGTGGTTTCCGATTCGCAGACTGCGGGCAGGGGGCGGCTCGGGCGCAGGTGGGTATCTCCCGCGGGCAGCAATCTTTACCTCTCAGCCTTGTTTCGCCCGGAAATCTCCCCTCAGGAATCTTCCGTTTTCACATTTCTTGCGTCCTGCGCGCTTGTGGATGTTTTTTCCGGCTACGGTGTAGACGCCACGATAAAATGGCCGAACGACATTCTGGTCGGCGGAAGAAAAATCTCCGGGGTGCTTACAGAGCTTGGCACCTCGGACGGCGCGATTGATTATCTTATGATCGGAATCGGGGTCAACCTCAACCTGCCCGAGGAATTCATACGCCGCGAGATGGAGGATATTTCACAGAAGACCACTTCTCTTTCGATACTGCTTGGGGAAGAGGTCGGTAGAGAAAAGTTTTGCGCCGAGCTTATCAGCGCCCTTGACCGTCTCTACCGTGAGTTTCGTCGCCGCGGGACGCGAGCGATTGTGGATATGTGGATCGAGAGGTGGGGATTTGTTGGGGAGGAGATATCGGTTGACGTCTCGGGCGAAATTATAAGCGGGGTGGTAGAGCGCGTTGACGCGAACGGATTTCTTTACCTGAGAACTGGTGAGGGCGATCTTCGCAGGGTGATTACTGGGGATACGGTCTTTTAG
- a CDS encoding acyl--CoA ligase yields MRNYCEILYSNLGRNSRGAAVWYEGETYSYEQLCGFVDGFSSFLFKRGVSRGDRVCVFLPNSLSLAVSVFSIARLGAACVPIDSACGTEEIKHCLEFSEPALIVTDESLEQTVTPVSGGIKTVSVTRDDFTGDAPAGPPGNSLADKAIYLFSTGSTGKPKCVARSHGNMIALARNHTATINWDSGDRILFSIPISHTYGLGNFVSAVSVGACCYFLPKFVRREVLGVLEKEQITVFPAVPFMLETLARSASRGDYDFPRLKHVISAGAPLAEETFFSFHSAFGTYPRQLYGSSETGVMTINVAENIVEKRLSVGVAVENVVVRVVSENGSELPAGEIGEITINSPSMTDGYVDFPEETERVFVDGFYHTGDLGMFDSDGYLFIRGRKKLFINISGNKVDPYEVESLLMTHEKITEAAVVGAPGAGGREEVQAFIVADGLTRREVVDFCRGKISDYKIPVKMEFLDALPRSPAGKVLREKLK; encoded by the coding sequence ATGAGAAACTACTGCGAAATACTTTATTCGAACCTTGGGCGAAATTCCCGGGGAGCTGCAGTCTGGTACGAGGGAGAGACCTACAGCTACGAGCAGCTTTGCGGTTTTGTTGACGGTTTTTCCTCCTTTCTTTTCAAGCGGGGAGTGTCACGGGGAGATAGAGTCTGCGTTTTTCTTCCTAATTCGCTTTCGCTTGCCGTGTCCGTTTTCTCGATCGCGAGGCTCGGAGCTGCTTGCGTTCCGATTGACAGTGCCTGCGGAACAGAAGAGATAAAACACTGCCTTGAGTTCTCAGAGCCTGCTCTGATCGTCACAGACGAGTCCCTTGAGCAAACCGTGACTCCAGTTTCTGGAGGCATAAAAACCGTTTCCGTAACCCGGGACGATTTTACGGGTGACGCCCCCGCGGGTCCGCCTGGAAACTCTCTTGCTGACAAGGCGATCTATCTTTTCTCTACGGGTTCCACCGGAAAACCTAAATGTGTCGCGAGAAGCCACGGCAACATGATAGCCCTTGCCAGAAACCATACAGCTACCATAAACTGGGACAGCGGGGACAGAATTCTTTTTTCGATTCCGATATCGCATACCTACGGCCTTGGAAACTTCGTAAGCGCCGTAAGCGTCGGGGCGTGCTGCTATTTTCTTCCGAAGTTCGTAAGAAGAGAAGTCTTGGGGGTGCTTGAAAAAGAGCAAATAACCGTCTTCCCCGCTGTCCCGTTCATGCTTGAGACCCTAGCGCGGAGCGCTAGCCGGGGAGATTACGATTTCCCCCGGTTAAAGCATGTTATCTCGGCCGGGGCCCCTTTGGCAGAGGAGACGTTTTTCTCCTTCCACAGTGCTTTCGGTACCTATCCCCGCCAGCTATACGGTTCCTCTGAGACCGGGGTTATGACGATTAATGTCGCGGAGAACATAGTGGAGAAGCGTCTTTCGGTCGGAGTGGCGGTTGAAAACGTAGTTGTCAGGGTAGTTTCAGAGAATGGTAGCGAACTTCCGGCCGGGGAAATCGGCGAGATCACTATAAATAGCCCCTCCATGACCGATGGTTACGTAGATTTTCCTGAAGAGACCGAGAGGGTTTTCGTTGACGGTTTTTACCATACCGGGGACCTCGGAATGTTCGATAGCGACGGGTATCTTTTCATTCGCGGAAGAAAAAAGCTTTTCATAAACATCTCGGGGAACAAGGTCGATCCCTACGAGGTCGAGAGCCTGCTTATGACTCATGAGAAAATAACTGAAGCTGCGGTGGTAGGCGCCCCCGGCGCGGGAGGCCGCGAAGAGGTACAGGCCTTTATCGTTGCAGACGGTCTCACGAGGCGGGAAGTCGTGGATTTTTGCAGGGGCAAGATCTCGGATTACAAGATTCCCGTGAAGATGGAATTTCTGGATGCGCTTCCAAGAAGCCCAGCGGGCAAGGTCTTGAGGGAGAAACTCAAGTGA